The Pukyongia salina genome segment GATGCCGGATATATTTGTAGATCCCCCCGGAAATTAAACTCGAATTCCTGCGCGGGGTTGGAAAAGGAGTAAGGTTTTCATTCATATTGATAATACCGAACGTTATGACAACGGCACCAAAGAATCCTAAGACAACGGCACCCAGATCTAGCCAGGTAGGCATTTCGAAGGTAATTCCGAAGAGATCAAAATCAATTACATAGAGTGCAAAAAGTACGAATTGAACAAGGACAAATGCAAAATCTTTCTTCATTATAAGCAACTAAAGCGTATTGTGAACCCTCAAAATTAATCAAATAAATTTGCCGGGGAAGCTGGATTCAAATTAAAATATGAATGAATTTAAGGAATCCTTTTTATTCTGAAATTGATATAAATCAGCAAACATTGATTTAGAAACTGTTATATTTAATAATCATTCATCTTCCTATGAAAAAGATATTATTGCCTACCGATTTCTCCACTAATTCCGTTCATGCTATCAACTTTGCATTGAATTTTTTTAAGGGCGAGGAGGTACATTTTGTTTTTCTGAATATTCAGAAATCCTCCGA includes the following:
- a CDS encoding methyltransferase family protein, giving the protein MKKDFAFVLVQFVLFALYVIDFDLFGITFEMPTWLDLGAVVLGFFGAVVITFGIINMNENLTPFPTPRRNSSLISGGIYKYIRHPIYSGIILLFLAYGLYTGSIGRLIITIILSIVFYFKTELEEELLIERFPGYRHYKGVTGRFFPKLG